A single Panthera uncia isolate 11264 chromosome E2 unlocalized genomic scaffold, Puncia_PCG_1.0 HiC_scaffold_19, whole genome shotgun sequence DNA region contains:
- the RPS9 gene encoding 40S ribosomal protein S9 gives MPVARSWVCRKTYVTPRRPFEKSRLDQELKLIGEYGLRNKREVWRVKFTLAKIRKAARELLTLDEKDPRRLFEGNALLRRLVRIGVLDEGKMKLDYILGLKIEDFLERRLQTQVFKLGLAKSIHHARVLIRQRHIRVRKQVVNIPSFIVRLDSQKHIDFSLRSPYGGGRPGRVKRKNAKKGQGGAGAGDDEEED, from the exons ATGCCGGTGGCCCGGAGCTGGGTTTGCCGCAAAACCTACGTGACCCCTCGGAGGCCCTTCGAGAAATCCCGCCTCGATCAAGAGTTGAAGCTGATCG GCGAGTATGGGCTCCGCAACAAACGTGAGGTGTGGAGGGTCAAGTTCACCCTGGCCAAGATCCGCAAGGCTGCCCGGGAGCTGCTGACGCTGGACGAGAAGGACCCGCGGCGGCTGTTTGAAG GTAATGCTCTGCTGCGGCGACTCGTGCGCATTGGGGTGCTGGACGAGGGCAAGATGAAGCTGGATTACATCCTGGGCCTCAAGATCGAGGATTTCTTGGAGAGGCGCCTGCAGACCCAGGTCTTCAAGCTGGGCTTGGCCAAATCCATCCACCATGCCCGCGTGCTGATCCGCCAGCGCCATATCAG GGTCCGAAAGCAGGTGGTGAACATCCCGTCCTTCATTGTCCGCCTGGACTCCCAGAAGCACATCGACTTCTCCCTGCGCTCTCCATACGGGGGCGGCCGCCCTGGTCGCGTGAAGAGGAAGAATGCCAAGAAGGGCCAGGGTGGGGCCGGAGCCGGAGATGACGAGGAGGAGGATTGA
- the LOC125915501 gene encoding leukocyte immunoglobulin-like receptor subfamily A member 6 isoform X3, with product MGGSVRTQTLTALLCLGLCRGPWDQVQAGYLPKPSIRADPSPNVTSGTPVTIWCQASLQADVYYLYKERVSEPMSMEISQDSSNKASFSLGFMSPHNAGRYQCQYHSKNGWSQRSDLLPLVVTGVYNPPSLSAIPGPVVSSGGNVSLSCSSQYPWQTFRLLKEGGADAPRPLELKFPREKRQALFPVGPVSISHGGTYRCYVSPASYPYAWSLPSDPLHLQVTGAYREPTLPAQLGSLVQPGDNLTLQCHSEAGFDIFALMKDEGLTPPVCLDGQPSPNFSLGCVTPSHGGQYRCYGGHNLSSTWSVPSAPLDILITSLYRKPSLLAQPGPSVSWGESVTLQCRSEIWLDTFYLSKEGSPAPPQHIRLQDTTAPYQANFNMSPVTSDHEGTYRCYASSSTSPYLLSHPSDPLELLVSDSHSKDYTVENLIRMGMAGLILVVLGILLFRDHSSQRRIQDEARR from the exons ATGGGAGGCAGCGTCAGGACCCAGACTCTCACCGCCCTTCTGTGTCTCG GGCTGTGTCGGGGTCCATGGGACCAGGTACAGGCAG GGTACCTTCCCAAACCCTCCATCAGGGCTGACCCCAGCCCCAATGTCACCAGTGGGACCCCTGTGACCATCTGGTGTCAGGCATCTCTCCAGGCTGATGTCTACTATCTGTATAAAGAGAGGGTCTCTGAACCCATGTCCATGGAGATCTCACAGGATTCCAGCAACAAGGCCAGTTTCTCCCTTGGATTCATGAGTCCGCACAATGCAGGGCGATACCAGTGTCAATATCACAGCAAGAACGGCTGGTCACAGCGGAGTGACCTCCTGCCCCTGGTGGTGACAG gaGTGTACAACCCACCCTCCCTCTCAGCCATCCCAGGCCCTGTGGTGTCCTCAGGAGGGAACGTGTCCCTCTCCTGTAGCTCACAGTACCCATGGCAAACCTTCCGTCTGCTGAAGGAGGGGGGAGCTGACGCGCCCCGACCCCTGGAATTGAAGTTCCCTCGTGAGAAGAGGCAGGCACTGTTCCCTGTGGGCCCCGTGAGCATCTCCCATGGGGGGACCTACAGGTGCTACGTTTCTCCAGCTTCCTACCCGTATGCGTGGTCACTCCCCAGTGACCCTCTGCACCTTCAGGTCACAG GCGCCTACAGGGAGCCCACCCTCCCAGCCCAGTTGGGCTCACTAGTGCAGCCTGGAGACAACCTGACCCTCCAGTGTCACTCTGAGGCTGGATTTGACATATTCGCTCTGATGAAGGATGAGGGGCTCACACCTCCCGTGTGTCTAGATGGGCAGCCCAGCCCCAACTTCTCCCTGGGCTGTGTGACCCCCTCCCACGGGGGCCAGTACAGATGTTATGGTGGACACAACCTCTCTTCCACATGGTCGGTCCCGAGTGCCCCCTTGGACATCCTGATCACAA GCCTGTACAGGAAACCGTCCCTCTTGGCCCAGCCGGGGCCCTCAGTGTCCTGGGGAGAGAGTGTGACCCTGCAGTGTCGCTCGGAAATCTGGCTCGACACCTTCTACCTGTCCAAGGAGGGGtcacctgctcctccccagcaCATTCGTCTGCAGGACACAACTGCACCTTATCAGGCCAACTTCAACATGAGTCCTGTGACCTCAGACCATGAGGGGACCTACAGGTGCTATGCCTCATCCAGCACCTCTCCCTACCTGTTGTCACACCCCAGTGACCCTCTGGAGCTGCTGGTCTCAG ACTCCCACTCCAAAGATTACACAGTGGAGAATCTCATCCGCATGGGCATGGCTGGCTTGATTCTGGTGGTCCTTGGGATTCTACTATTTCGGGATCACTCCAGTCAGAGGAGAATCCAAGATGAGGCCAGGAGGTAA
- the LOC125915501 gene encoding leukocyte immunoglobulin-like receptor subfamily A member 3 isoform X2, which translates to MGGSVRTQTLTALLCLGLCRGPWDQVQAGYLPKPSIRADPSPNVTSGTPVTIWCQASLQADVYYLYKERVSEPMSMEISQDSSNKASFSLGFMSPHNAGRYQCQYHSKNGWSQRSDLLPLVVTGVYNPPSLSAIPGPVVSSGGNVSLSCSSQYPWQTFRLLKEGGADAPRPLELKFPREKRQALFPVGPVSISHGGTYRCYVSPASYPYAWSLPSDPLHLQVTGLYRKPSLLAQPGPSVSWGESVTLQCRSEIWLDTFYLSKEGSPAPPQHIRLQDTTAPYQANFNMSPVTSDHEGTYRCYASSSTSPYLLSHPSDPLELLVSGVSRKPSLLTQQSPVVTPGQRLTLQCRSDVGYDRFALYKEAAHDLPQHLSLQPQAGLSGADFPLGPVSSSHGGRYTCYGGHNLSSEWSAPSDPLDILVTGQLSYTPSLSVQPGPTVASGENVTLLCQSWSSVNTFFLSKEGAADPPLRLRSKYRAGHYQAKFSMSPVTSAQGGTYRCYGSYSNFPYLLSHPSDALELLVSGEGS; encoded by the exons ATGGGAGGCAGCGTCAGGACCCAGACTCTCACCGCCCTTCTGTGTCTCG GGCTGTGTCGGGGTCCATGGGACCAGGTACAGGCAG GGTACCTTCCCAAACCCTCCATCAGGGCTGACCCCAGCCCCAATGTCACCAGTGGGACCCCTGTGACCATCTGGTGTCAGGCATCTCTCCAGGCTGATGTCTACTATCTGTATAAAGAGAGGGTCTCTGAACCCATGTCCATGGAGATCTCACAGGATTCCAGCAACAAGGCCAGTTTCTCCCTTGGATTCATGAGTCCGCACAATGCAGGGCGATACCAGTGTCAATATCACAGCAAGAACGGCTGGTCACAGCGGAGTGACCTCCTGCCCCTGGTGGTGACAG gaGTGTACAACCCACCCTCCCTCTCAGCCATCCCAGGCCCTGTGGTGTCCTCAGGAGGGAACGTGTCCCTCTCCTGTAGCTCACAGTACCCATGGCAAACCTTCCGTCTGCTGAAGGAGGGGGGAGCTGACGCGCCCCGACCCCTGGAATTGAAGTTCCCTCGTGAGAAGAGGCAGGCACTGTTCCCTGTGGGCCCCGTGAGCATCTCCCATGGGGGGACCTACAGGTGCTACGTTTCTCCAGCTTCCTACCCGTATGCGTGGTCACTCCCCAGTGACCCTCTGCACCTTCAGGTCACAG GCCTGTACAGGAAACCGTCCCTCTTGGCCCAGCCGGGGCCCTCAGTGTCCTGGGGAGAGAGTGTGACCCTGCAGTGTCGCTCGGAAATCTGGCTCGACACCTTCTACCTGTCCAAGGAGGGGtcacctgctcctccccagcaCATTCGTCTGCAGGACACAACTGCACCTTATCAGGCCAACTTCAACATGAGTCCTGTGACCTCAGACCATGAGGGGACCTACAGGTGCTATGCCTCATCCAGCACCTCTCCCTACCTGTTGTCACACCCCAGTGACCCTCTGGAGCTGCTGGTCTCAG GTGtgtccaggaagccctccctccTGACCCAGCAGAGCCCTGTCGTGACCCCTGGACAGAGGCTGACCCTCCAGTGTCGCTCTGACGTCGGCTATGACAGATTCGCTCTGTACAAGGAGGCGGCACATGACCTTCCCCAGCACCTTAGCCtgcagccccaggctgggctctcgGGGGCCGACTTCCCCCTGGGCCCAGTGAGCAGCTCCCACGGGGGTCGGTACACATGCTATGGTGGACACAACCTCTCCTCCGAGTGGTCGGCCCCCAGTGACCCCCTGGACATCCTGGTCACAG GGCAGCTCTCCTACACACCCTCCCTCTCAGTGCAGCCAGGACCCACGGTGGCCTCAGGAGAGAATGTGACCCTGCTGTGTCAGTCCTGGAGCTCTGTGAACACTTTCTTTCTGTCCAAGGAGGGGGCAGCCGACCCTCCCCTGCGTCTTAGATCAAAGTACCGAGCTGGACATTACCAGGCCAAATTCTCCATGAGTCCTGTGACCTCAGCCCAGGGGGGGACCTACAGGTGCTACGGCTCATATAGCAACTTCCCCTACCTGTTGTCACACCCCAGTGACGCCCTGGAGCTCCTGGTCTCAGGTGAGGGAAGCTGA
- the LOC125915501 gene encoding leukocyte immunoglobulin-like receptor subfamily A member 6 isoform X1, which translates to MGGSVRTQTLTALLCLGLCRGPWDQVQAGYLPKPSIRADPSPNVTSGTPVTIWCQASLQADVYYLYKERVSEPMSMEISQDSSNKASFSLGFMSPHNAGRYQCQYHSKNGWSQRSDLLPLVVTGVYNPPSLSAIPGPVVSSGGNVSLSCSSQYPWQTFRLLKEGGADAPRPLELKFPREKRQALFPVGPVSISHGGTYRCYVSPASYPYAWSLPSDPLHLQVTGAYREPTLPAQLGSLVQPGDNLTLQCHSEAGFDIFALMKDEGLTPPVCLDGQPSPNFSLGCVTPSHGGQYRCYGGHNLSSTWSVPSAPLDILITSLYRKPSLLAQPGPSVSWGESVTLQCRSEIWLDTFYLSKEGSPAPPQHIRLQDTTAPYQANFNMSPVTSDHEGTYRCYASSSTSPYLLSHPSDPLELLVSGVSRKPSLLTQQSPVVTPGQRLTLQCRSDVGYDRFALYKEAAHDLPQHLSLQPQAGLSGADFPLGPVSSSHGGRYTCYGGHNLSSEWSAPSDPLDILVTGQLSYTPSLSVQPGPTVASGENVTLLCQSWSSVNTFFLSKEGAADPPLRLRSKYRAGHYQAKFSMSPVTSAQGGTYRCYGSYSNFPYLLSHPSDALELLVSGEGS; encoded by the exons ATGGGAGGCAGCGTCAGGACCCAGACTCTCACCGCCCTTCTGTGTCTCG GGCTGTGTCGGGGTCCATGGGACCAGGTACAGGCAG GGTACCTTCCCAAACCCTCCATCAGGGCTGACCCCAGCCCCAATGTCACCAGTGGGACCCCTGTGACCATCTGGTGTCAGGCATCTCTCCAGGCTGATGTCTACTATCTGTATAAAGAGAGGGTCTCTGAACCCATGTCCATGGAGATCTCACAGGATTCCAGCAACAAGGCCAGTTTCTCCCTTGGATTCATGAGTCCGCACAATGCAGGGCGATACCAGTGTCAATATCACAGCAAGAACGGCTGGTCACAGCGGAGTGACCTCCTGCCCCTGGTGGTGACAG gaGTGTACAACCCACCCTCCCTCTCAGCCATCCCAGGCCCTGTGGTGTCCTCAGGAGGGAACGTGTCCCTCTCCTGTAGCTCACAGTACCCATGGCAAACCTTCCGTCTGCTGAAGGAGGGGGGAGCTGACGCGCCCCGACCCCTGGAATTGAAGTTCCCTCGTGAGAAGAGGCAGGCACTGTTCCCTGTGGGCCCCGTGAGCATCTCCCATGGGGGGACCTACAGGTGCTACGTTTCTCCAGCTTCCTACCCGTATGCGTGGTCACTCCCCAGTGACCCTCTGCACCTTCAGGTCACAG GCGCCTACAGGGAGCCCACCCTCCCAGCCCAGTTGGGCTCACTAGTGCAGCCTGGAGACAACCTGACCCTCCAGTGTCACTCTGAGGCTGGATTTGACATATTCGCTCTGATGAAGGATGAGGGGCTCACACCTCCCGTGTGTCTAGATGGGCAGCCCAGCCCCAACTTCTCCCTGGGCTGTGTGACCCCCTCCCACGGGGGCCAGTACAGATGTTATGGTGGACACAACCTCTCTTCCACATGGTCGGTCCCGAGTGCCCCCTTGGACATCCTGATCACAA GCCTGTACAGGAAACCGTCCCTCTTGGCCCAGCCGGGGCCCTCAGTGTCCTGGGGAGAGAGTGTGACCCTGCAGTGTCGCTCGGAAATCTGGCTCGACACCTTCTACCTGTCCAAGGAGGGGtcacctgctcctccccagcaCATTCGTCTGCAGGACACAACTGCACCTTATCAGGCCAACTTCAACATGAGTCCTGTGACCTCAGACCATGAGGGGACCTACAGGTGCTATGCCTCATCCAGCACCTCTCCCTACCTGTTGTCACACCCCAGTGACCCTCTGGAGCTGCTGGTCTCAG GTGtgtccaggaagccctccctccTGACCCAGCAGAGCCCTGTCGTGACCCCTGGACAGAGGCTGACCCTCCAGTGTCGCTCTGACGTCGGCTATGACAGATTCGCTCTGTACAAGGAGGCGGCACATGACCTTCCCCAGCACCTTAGCCtgcagccccaggctgggctctcgGGGGCCGACTTCCCCCTGGGCCCAGTGAGCAGCTCCCACGGGGGTCGGTACACATGCTATGGTGGACACAACCTCTCCTCCGAGTGGTCGGCCCCCAGTGACCCCCTGGACATCCTGGTCACAG GGCAGCTCTCCTACACACCCTCCCTCTCAGTGCAGCCAGGACCCACGGTGGCCTCAGGAGAGAATGTGACCCTGCTGTGTCAGTCCTGGAGCTCTGTGAACACTTTCTTTCTGTCCAAGGAGGGGGCAGCCGACCCTCCCCTGCGTCTTAGATCAAAGTACCGAGCTGGACATTACCAGGCCAAATTCTCCATGAGTCCTGTGACCTCAGCCCAGGGGGGGACCTACAGGTGCTACGGCTCATATAGCAACTTCCCCTACCTGTTGTCACACCCCAGTGACGCCCTGGAGCTCCTGGTCTCAGGTGAGGGAAGCTGA